The DNA segment CTCCAATTTTCAGATTCACTAAAAGATTATTGTAGAACCCCACAATATGCTCCTTTATCAAAAGCAATAATAGCAGTCTATCCAACACAAAAGCAGTAATATCCAACACAAAAGCAGAGATCTTTATATTAgatcaagaaaagaaaagattaaTGATGGAATTTCGTGCATAATATAGGAGAACTACAAACAGAAACAATTATAGGGCGGGATTCCTTGGTCGTGAAACAAACCTTGGCTGAAGAACTCGGTGGTGGTGCCCTTGGATGCATTGGTCTGCATTTTAGTAGCCCCTGGAAGCTTGATTCCCCCCACAAGTGACTGCACATTAATACTGCCAGCTCTGTAAGGCTTTGAAGTTAACCCTCTTGTTATTGTGAACTTGGGAACTTCAGAGGTTCCCCAGGTAGAATCCGCAGTAGTTTTAGATTGTAGAAGGAGGCCATTGTTGAATACAAAATTCATCGATTTGCTATTATCTGTAAATGTAGAAGCACATAAAATGATACTTAGTGGCTAagcacaaaacaaaacaatgtaAGAAGTGTCTTTTAGTTAGATGATAAGGTAGAGACCTGAAAATAAAAGGTTTCAGTTAGTTCCCTGCTGATACCCCAACCACAATATCCACAACCACCACCACAACAAGAAAGGGATAATAAGACAACAGAACTTGGAAAATGTAAGATGAGGCGAACTAAAAGTTGGATAAACCTCCACTGGCAGAGCATGTGCAAGGAAACACGATGGTATGATACCTATAGAAGACTAAGTAAAAGCCATATTCCGAAGTCAGTAGAAGCATTGATAAACATAAGGAGCATATCTCATTTCACATGCAGCACCTCGTGGGCTTACTTTCGAAAAAGACAATTGTCGGAGCACAAGGCATGCATTATTTAATTGAATAAAACTGATATCTGATGTCTTAAAATGTATGGAGTTATGCAAGAAAATGCCACAGAAATTGGttgttttccagaaaagtaaTTTCTACTAGAAACACTGACAATTAGCCACACATTCCTGTTCATGTTATATTATTCTTCTCCTGTAGCTCTTGCTGAAGCTTTTCATATGAATGATCATGTTATAGTTCAGAAGAAGCCCAATCTTAACATAGGCACCATACCATAAAACCATGAAGAAAGCCTAGTCGAGTTAAATTGGATAGTTTCCTGCTGTGGCTTGCGGCGGCGTGCATTGTGATCAGAAAGCCTCCTGCGACAGCTTCGCTTCTTTTCATCAAAATCAGACAAGCTATGGAACCTTCAGTGGGGAAAGAAGAAATGGGCCATTATGAtctcaaaattgcccccccccacccccccccccacccccccccaaaaaaaaaaaaaagccataGGAGCTATACATCCAGAAGAACACGTTATTAACAAAACTTTGGAAGCCAAACATCTAACTACAAGATGCCCGAATGTAGGCCCATCAAATGAGAGTTTTACCTGCTACACTGCTGACAAAAGCGCCGCTCGGCACCTCCTATGATGACTTTTGGGCATTTGGAATGACTGTGACAAACACGATGCTTTCGGTGATATTCTTTAGCTGAAGACAGATCAAGATTGCAGCCCTCAACCAGACAACACGGAATTAGTGCATTCTGACtagatgatttttttttctttgctgcACTAACAGATGATACAGGGATTGTGGAGGAGGACGGGAGCTTAACATTGATTCCACCACTGTTGCTTTCAACTGTTCGCTTACCAAGTTTCAGACCAGTCAATGGTCCATCATAGCCTATCAAAGCCTCCATGGGTGGCGAACATCCATATGGCTCATCTCTGCACTGTTCCACATCCTTACCAAGATTCCCTTGAGAGCCATTAGAAGCTTCAAAAGTGAAGCTGGATGCTTTCAGCGTCTCGTTTGGTGAAGAGTCAGTAGAAGCTGATATTGAGCTCTTGATTGAAGAACTACGCCCCATGTCAGAGCCATAACCACCAACACTACCGCCAAACCCTGACAGATTGAACGATCTGCGATCAAGTTCTCCCTCTTGATCAACTCCCCAATCTGTTAATTGCAGTTCTTTCAGACTTCCACAGGCCTCCGAACCAAACATCATCAGGTCTCCCCAGTCCCATTTTACATTCCACTCCATATTGCAAAAAGAAACAACAACACGGCTCCACTAAAATTTCAGCATGCACAAGAAACCGGGTAACAGATCTGCATAACCCCACAACATATTCCTAGTCGGACAAGTACATAATTTCACCAAAAAGGGCAAATACCCAGCTTCATCAGAAAATAGGGAGAACAAGAATGAAGAAGCCAAACGATAAAAGAAAAATCGAATAAGATTAAACACAGAAGAAGAAACCTTACATTGAGGCTCATCAGCCCATGATGCAACTAAGCTTGTCCACAAACTTGATGTTGTACTCCATAGCTGTAACTCACTAATTGCAAAAACCGTCTTCTTTCTAATCGAGCTTCTTTCCAGTTCAATAACCCAAAGCAAGCAGAAGCAAATTAAGACAATATATAATCAAAATACACAGTAGGAAGCACAAAGAATCAATAATCATCAACTCCAGATAAAAGTGAAAACGTGATTTTAACTTTTACCAAGGTGCTTGATTTCTCAGTAGCAGACAAGAATTTAAAACTATGGTTGACTAAGAGACAAAAGATATATAACTGCTCGAAAAAGACTTGTATAAAAATTCAGTCAGAGACCACAAATATCTGATATGGGTTACACTATCTTGTATACAATTTATTAACACCACGACATCGTTTTCAGTCACTGTTtctcaaaaacaaataaatattgaATGATTAAGTTTCCATCAGCGCCTGAAAGGATAATAATGAACAATTTAGGCTGATGCTGATGTAAAGCAGATTTAATTTTGTTTATTCAATGATGATCGTAGCATTCGTCACTTGATTATGAAAGCAGATTCAAAATGTGAAAGAAGTTTCTGGTGCAATTATAGATTTTGTCCACAAGGGTAGTTAATCCTTAGTATGGTCCCCCATCTAGGGTTTCATTGAAATCAACACCGAAAGTAGATGAGAAACTTGTCCATGCTAATACTACTATTACTCATCAGACGACATCGTTTACGATAGAATCAAGATAGCAAATATATGAAAAAGGGCCCAAATCCCCCAGAAAATTTTCCCTTATTTTGGAAATACTAGCACAAAGAAGTCAGGAAAAAGAAACCCAATAGAGATAAGGAAATAATTTAAGCCAACATGGGAATAGTTTTCTCAACAAGGAAATGAAGGGAAAACTGCCCACCAATCAAAGAGCGAAGCTAAATTTGGAGAATTCTCACTTTACcaaatgaagaaaaaaagagCCGATCACAGCGTGGGTTTGACGGTTTGTTCACTGTTGTAAATTGTTTACTGTAACAGAGAGACTGACCATTTGCTGCCTTTCGCCCCTACTTTTTGCTTGTTTTCTTCCTTGCAGTATAGGCACCAGTTAAATTTAGAGGGAAAGAATGTCATCTGACATAAGTTTGCACCCTCAAATCCGAAAAAGTCATTTACATATTCTAGCTTTATAGGCTACCTCCTAACCTTTATTCTTGCGtattgtttggatggttgtttccGGTTATATTGTATTGTTACCCCAAAtacaatatttattttgattgttaaTATAAAActgattgtattgtattgttaaatcAATTGTTCCGGAACAAGAAAAACTCTATTTTATGAAACAACCAAATTGGTGTAGTGGGATTATTCTGTATTTTCCTTTCCAATTATGCCCACActtattattttatatttcaattttacCCTTTACCctattatttatattatattcACCAAACTAATAAGTACTTTGTCTCCATCTTTTTTCTTCCGTGCAACTAGTCAACGACGTACTTCCCTAGTCTTCGTCTCTTTCCAACAATGTTTTTACAGGTTAGTTTTCATCTCTTTTCTTAACTAATTCCACTGTTGCTAAGGGAATTTTCCTCTAAATAATAAGTGCCTAGAAAAAACTGGCTGAAAAAGGTAGCATTTATATACATGGCAATAATGTTTACAACATTATCTTTGCTTGCATCCCAATCTGAAATAATTTATGTAGTGACATTTGGTTGAATTTTGTTTTTCTAAATATCGATTCAATTTCTTCTGCTTAATCAAGATTCGTACCTTGTCTTCTCCATAGCTTATTAATAACACTTTTTCTCAAACAATACGTTAGTTTTCCATCTCTTTTCTTGTGTATTTTTTCTGGTTAGTTCATCTATGATATTTGCAAACTATATGTTCTGGTGATATAATTTATCAAGTTAATATTATGGTTTTAAGTGTAGCACCAAGTTATTAATTTGATACAGTCAAAACCgacaaaaaatataaaacatgAATTATGTGTGGCTACTGTTGTAACAAATAAATTTGcttatatatttttctgtttACTTAATTAATTTAGTGTAATGTGATGAAATATTTGGCTAGAATTCTCTTTTTTTGTACAATCCTATTAATATGTATCTGAATTCTCCTTCATACTTCATAATGTGTTCTATGAAGAAGAGTTTATTTTCGGTTCATATTTATTTTACGTAGTTAATTGGTTGATGTATCTCACTTAATTTTATTATAGATAGCTGGTCGGAATAATCCAAAATAATAGACAGATATTGGAATAAGTGAGCTCTTTAGCTACATA comes from the Nicotiana sylvestris chromosome 4, ASM39365v2, whole genome shotgun sequence genome and includes:
- the LOC104243071 gene encoding squamosa promoter-binding-like protein 2 encodes the protein MEWNVKWDWGDLMMFGSEACGSLKELQLTDWGVDQEGELDRRSFNLSGFGGSVGGYGSDMGRSSSIKSSISASTDSSPNETLKASSFTFEASNGSQGNLGKDVEQCRDEPYGCSPPMEALIGYDGPLTGLKLGKRTVESNSGGINVKLPSSSTIPVSSVSAAKKKKSSSQNALIPCCLVEGCNLDLSSAKEYHRKHRVCHSHSKCPKVIIGGAERRFCQQCSRFHSLSDFDEKKRSCRRRLSDHNARRRKPQQETIQFNSTRLSSWFYDNSKSMNFVFNNGLLLQSKTTADSTWGTSEVPKFTITRGLTSKPYRAGSINVQSLVGGIKLPGATKMQTNASKGTTTEFFSQGVKENMFSLNMGAAPELPCALSLLSNKSSSEPESTSIGHPTHVNQISITEQVIPENLPLGSTDLWQAEQYLLNPRIHALVANGYSGGSFQLSKDPFDNFYFNGLMN